TGCCGGCTCGCCGATCATCGTCATATCGCCGGAAACGCAATTCACCAGCGCCAGTTGCGTCGTGGCAAAATACTCAAACAACATTTCGTCATGGGGATTTTTCAATAGATCCTGAAAGGTCATGACTTTTGAAATTTTGCCGGAGGTTTCCTCGATGTTCGGGCCAAAAGGAACCTTGGGCGACTCCGGCATTTTGCCGCGCCCCGCTGGTATCATTTGCACGAGAAGATGCGTGTTATCACTCGTCCACTGAAACGGCGCGGTCAGAACGTCGCTCACGCGCACATTTGCAAGCGCATTGGCTTTGCCGGTCGCGGCATCCGCCACCCAAACCTCGACGCCGTCATCGAGATCATGTGTGAATGCGAGCTTTGTGCCGTCATAGGACCAGCGCGGCACGCCGATCCTGGCATCTGCGGGCGCTTGCAGGTTAACAATTTTGCCTTGCTGTATCCAATGAACGGAGAGGCGGGTATACTGGGATAACCGTTGCCGGCTGCCGGTATCCGGATTGATGCGCAAACCGCCCAATTTCAAAAACGGCTGCGCCAATAATGCAATCGAGGGATGCGGGCGATAATCCACCAGCGCCATCGCTTCTTTGCGCGGACTCACGATCACAAAAGGCGTGGGCGGCGCATCGAGTATGGCGACGACTTCCGGCGGCGGAAGTTTGTAAGGCGTTTGTGCGAAGCTGTGCGTCACGAGCAGAAGAATTCCCAAACAAAGTATGATTCTTTTCATGGCTCATCTATCCGCGGTTAGACAGATTCAACAAGAAGCCCGCCCGAGGCATGGCACGCGACGAAGGCCTTCTTCGAATTCATTTTGCAGAATAATAAAACCCCAGGTTTCTGCGAATCTCTTCCGGCAATTCCGGGAGTTCCGAACGCGGGATCAAAAACGTTGATAGATTAAACAAATCTGCAAACAATTTGTGTTTATCCACCGTCGCCTTCAAATAATGATAACCCGCGGAGCCGCCGGTGCCGGTTTTGTTGCCGATCATGAGATGCACCATCAAGGCGTGTTTATAGCGCCAGGTCGTGAACAACTCGTCAATCTCGACCAGCGCGGTGAGCAGCCGGTAAGGCAAATGCAAAATCGGTTCGTCGCGATAGAGTTGTATTAACAATGCCGCCTGCATGGCTTTGTAGGATAACTGGCGTTTGCCCTTGTCGGTCAACCGCCGGTGCGAGGCTTCATCGAACAGGGCGTTGAAACTTTCAACGTTTGCCACCAAGCTTTCTTCCAGCTTGTGCTTTTCTTCGGCGGAAATGGCCGGATTGCCGGCAATTTTTTCGCGTTCGAATTGCAGCATGCGCGTGACCGCCTGGCGATAGGATAACCAAAAATTGAAGCCGTTGAAATCGAGAAACGGCGTGCGTTCGAGCCAACGCTCGATGAGCTGCAACAGCGAGGGTTCCGCCTCCGATTGCAAAATGATTTTCTCATG
This genomic stretch from Cytophagia bacterium CHB2 harbors:
- a CDS encoding tryptophan 2,3-dioxygenase → MAENNNQPLYYSDYLQLERLLGSQSPKSAEHGRPAHDETLFIIVHQVFELWFKQILHELDSVLALFKGDYVDEKQISVVVSRLLRVSEIQKLINEQFRIIETMTPLDFLEFRGLLAPASGFQSVQFRLIENKLGLRPERRMLFDKNAYTTHVSPEHEKIILQSEAEPSLLQLIERWLERTPFLDFNGFNFWLSYRQAVTRMLQFEREKIAGNPAISAEEKHKLEESLVANVESFNALFDEASHRRLTDKGKRQLSYKAMQAALLIQLYRDEPILHLPYRLLTALVEIDELFTTWRYKHALMVHLMIGNKTGTGGSAGYHYLKATVDKHKLFADLFNLSTFLIPRSELPELPEEIRRNLGFYYSAK
- a CDS encoding S9 family peptidase, whose amino-acid sequence is MKRIILCLGILLLVTHSFAQTPYKLPPPEVVAILDAPPTPFVIVSPRKEAMALVDYRPHPSIALLAQPFLKLGGLRINPDTGSRQRLSQYTRLSVHWIQQGKIVNLQAPADARIGVPRWSYDGTKLAFTHDLDDGVEVWVADAATGKANALANVRVSDVLTAPFQWTSDNTHLLVQMIPAGRGKMPESPKVPFGPNIEETSGKISKVMTFQDLLKNPHDEMLFEYFATTQLALVNCVSGDMTMIGEPAMIMNAEFSPDEKYVLVTKLKKPFSYRVPYFYFSRSTEVWDRTGQFVATIADLPISDEIPTQGVPTGPRSVEWQPLHPAKLLWVEALDGGDPLKKVPFRDKLMTQAAPFTAAPAEVMQIQHRFSGFDWTAKRDEV